A window of the Trueperaceae bacterium genome harbors these coding sequences:
- a CDS encoding cytochrome c3 family protein: MPQFFPPNSNAFVTWAVWGGGVFAVLMLIALPFYARVTNNNVGVPVAQPIDYPHNLHVVQVGLDCRFCHTTVETSNTASVPPTETCMGCHSQLRVNTPQLQNVVDSWNSGTPIQWNRVHELPDFVYFNHSVHVNNGVGCSSCHGRVDEMAQIWKNEPMTMGWCLECHRNPEKALRPVSEVFNMAYEPLPEPTAQLALGATLVEQYHIDTDKLIQCSTCHR; the protein is encoded by the coding sequence ATGCCGCAGTTCTTCCCTCCGAACTCGAACGCGTTCGTAACGTGGGCCGTGTGGGGTGGAGGCGTCTTCGCCGTGCTCATGCTCATCGCCCTGCCGTTCTACGCGCGCGTGACCAACAACAACGTCGGCGTCCCCGTGGCGCAACCGATCGACTACCCGCATAACCTCCACGTGGTGCAGGTCGGGCTCGACTGCCGCTTCTGCCACACGACCGTGGAGACCTCGAACACGGCCTCGGTGCCCCCCACCGAGACCTGCATGGGTTGCCACTCGCAGCTGCGCGTCAACACGCCGCAGCTCCAGAACGTGGTGGACTCGTGGAACAGCGGGACGCCGATCCAGTGGAACCGGGTGCACGAGCTGCCCGATTTCGTCTACTTCAACCACAGCGTCCACGTGAACAACGGAGTGGGCTGCAGCAGCTGTCACGGGCGCGTGGACGAGATGGCACAGATCTGGAAGAACGAGCCCATGACGATGGGTTGGTGCCTGGAGTGCCACCGCAACCCGGAGAAGGCGCTGCGGCCCGTTAGCGAGGTCTTCAACATGGCGTACGAGCCCTTGCCCGAACCGACGGCGCAGCTGGCGCTGGGGGCAACCCTCGTGGAGCAGTACCACATCGACACCGACAAGCTCATCCAGTGCTCGACGTGCCACCGATGA
- a CDS encoding TAT-variant-translocated molybdopterin oxidoreductase — protein MSDAQMDFSRIRAKLATQEGPAYWRSLDQLADTEEFQLFLQREFPRHAAPAQEGLDRRDFLKLLGASMALAGLSACARPPLAHEKIVPYVKQPDQITPGKPLFFATAVTYGGYAEGVLAESHQGRPTKLEGNPDHPASLGATAAVTQAQVLSLYDPDRSQEFNERGAAKTWEEAAAALTAALEGTQDGSGFALLTENVTSPTLAAQIDQLLAKYPSARWYQYDALHQDNVVAGARLAFGTDATPVVDFAKADVVVGLDADFMNSGPARLAYARAFANARRVHRAADGMNRLYQFETTPTTSASLADHRVPLKPSDVAQLAAALATELGVSAPAATRPAAVSAELFDALVADLKRYAGKCVVVVGETQPPVVHALAHAMNEALGNVGKTVTYLRSAAARPAVHLDELAELVAAMNAGDVKALVIFDANPVYTAPASLDFAGALAKVPFTARLGLYPDETSAAVQWVIPQAHFLETWSDARAFDGTVTIQQPLILPFYSGKSAHEVVAALLGDAKATGYDAVRNHWKANVTGSFDDFWRESVYRGTVAGSRSPEVTVTALPVTAALPAAAPLELQLVLDASLLDGRFANNGWLQELPKSFSNLTWDNAALVAPATAEELKLKSGDMVKLTAGGRELEAPVWIQPGQARGAITLALGYGRTKAGKVGSGVGVDAYRLLDHQAVGAAATTLAKTGRQHQLVSTQMHHSLEGTGERRHIVRAGTLEEFRAEPDHPHFVHPVAHHEADLYPDHEYNGYKWGMVIDQTVCTGCNACVVACQSENNIPIVGKSQVAVGREMHWIRVDNYYGGSIDEPEFYHQPMPCQQCEKAPCEPVCPVGATVHDSEGLNVMVYNRCVGTRYCSNNCPYKVRRFNWLQYSELATDASELSLANNPDVSVRSRGVMEKCTYCTQRIATARIDAANEDRRIRDGEVKTACQAACPTEAIVFGDLNDPTSEIAKVKSSPLNHGLLEELQTFPRTTYLAKVKNPNPALGSTEGRS, from the coding sequence ATGAGCGACGCGCAGATGGACTTCTCCCGCATCCGCGCCAAGCTGGCGACGCAGGAGGGACCCGCCTACTGGCGCAGCCTGGATCAGCTCGCCGACACCGAGGAGTTCCAGCTCTTCCTCCAGCGCGAGTTCCCCAGACACGCGGCGCCCGCCCAGGAGGGCCTCGACCGACGCGACTTCCTCAAGCTCCTCGGGGCGAGCATGGCCCTGGCGGGCCTCAGCGCCTGCGCCAGGCCCCCGCTCGCGCACGAGAAGATCGTGCCCTACGTCAAGCAGCCTGACCAGATCACGCCCGGCAAGCCGCTGTTCTTCGCCACCGCCGTCACCTACGGCGGGTACGCCGAGGGCGTGCTGGCCGAGAGCCATCAGGGGCGCCCCACCAAGCTCGAGGGCAACCCCGACCATCCGGCGAGCCTCGGCGCCACCGCCGCGGTGACGCAGGCGCAGGTCCTCTCCCTCTACGACCCGGACCGCTCGCAGGAGTTCAACGAGCGCGGCGCCGCCAAGACGTGGGAGGAAGCCGCCGCGGCGCTCACGGCCGCGCTCGAGGGCACGCAGGACGGCTCGGGCTTCGCTCTTCTCACGGAGAACGTCACCTCGCCAACACTGGCCGCCCAGATCGACCAGCTCCTCGCCAAGTACCCGTCGGCCCGCTGGTACCAGTACGACGCGCTCCATCAAGACAACGTCGTCGCCGGCGCGCGCCTGGCGTTCGGCACCGACGCCACGCCCGTCGTCGACTTCGCCAAGGCCGACGTGGTGGTCGGGCTCGACGCCGACTTCATGAACTCGGGTCCCGCCCGCCTGGCGTACGCGCGCGCCTTCGCGAACGCGCGCCGCGTCCACCGCGCCGCCGACGGCATGAACCGCCTCTACCAGTTCGAGACGACCCCCACGACCTCGGCGTCGCTCGCCGACCACCGCGTTCCCCTCAAGCCAAGCGACGTTGCCCAGTTGGCTGCCGCGCTGGCGACCGAGCTTGGCGTCTCCGCGCCCGCCGCCACGCGACCGGCGGCCGTGAGCGCCGAGCTGTTCGACGCGCTCGTCGCCGACCTGAAGCGCTACGCCGGCAAGTGCGTCGTGGTGGTCGGCGAGACCCAGCCGCCCGTGGTGCACGCCCTGGCTCACGCCATGAACGAGGCGCTCGGCAACGTCGGCAAGACGGTCACCTACCTGCGGTCGGCCGCGGCCAGGCCGGCCGTGCACCTCGACGAGCTGGCAGAGCTGGTCGCCGCCATGAACGCCGGCGACGTCAAGGCGCTCGTCATCTTCGACGCCAACCCCGTCTACACGGCACCGGCCAGTCTCGACTTCGCCGGCGCCCTCGCCAAGGTGCCGTTCACGGCGCGCCTCGGCCTCTACCCGGACGAGACGTCCGCGGCCGTGCAGTGGGTCATCCCGCAGGCGCACTTCCTCGAGACGTGGAGCGACGCCCGCGCGTTCGACGGCACCGTGACCATCCAGCAGCCGCTCATCCTGCCGTTCTACAGCGGCAAGAGCGCTCACGAGGTCGTGGCGGCCCTCCTCGGCGACGCCAAGGCGACCGGCTACGACGCCGTCCGCAACCACTGGAAGGCCAACGTCACCGGGTCGTTCGACGACTTCTGGCGCGAGTCGGTCTACCGGGGAACGGTGGCGGGCAGCCGCTCGCCAGAGGTGACCGTCACGGCGCTCCCGGTCACGGCGGCGCTGCCCGCCGCCGCGCCGCTCGAGCTGCAGCTCGTTCTCGACGCGTCCCTGCTCGACGGGCGCTTCGCCAACAACGGCTGGCTGCAGGAACTGCCGAAGTCCTTCAGCAACCTCACCTGGGACAACGCGGCGCTCGTGGCGCCCGCCACGGCCGAGGAGCTGAAGCTGAAGAGCGGCGACATGGTGAAGCTGACCGCAGGCGGGCGCGAGCTCGAGGCGCCCGTGTGGATCCAGCCCGGCCAGGCGCGGGGGGCCATCACGCTGGCGCTCGGCTACGGCCGCACCAAGGCCGGCAAGGTCGGTAGCGGCGTGGGCGTGGACGCCTACCGCCTCCTCGACCACCAGGCGGTGGGGGCCGCGGCCACGACGTTGGCCAAGACGGGCCGCCAGCATCAGCTCGTCAGCACGCAGATGCACCACAGCCTGGAGGGCACCGGCGAGCGCCGCCACATCGTCCGCGCCGGCACGCTCGAGGAGTTCAGGGCCGAGCCCGACCACCCGCACTTCGTGCACCCGGTGGCGCACCACGAGGCCGACCTCTACCCCGACCACGAGTACAACGGCTACAAGTGGGGCATGGTCATCGACCAGACGGTCTGCACCGGTTGCAACGCGTGCGTCGTGGCGTGCCAGTCGGAGAACAACATCCCCATCGTCGGCAAGTCGCAGGTGGCGGTGGGGCGCGAGATGCACTGGATCCGCGTCGACAACTACTACGGCGGCAGCATCGACGAGCCGGAGTTCTACCACCAGCCCATGCCGTGCCAGCAGTGCGAGAAGGCACCGTGCGAGCCCGTCTGCCCCGTCGGCGCCACCGTCCACGACTCCGAGGGCCTCAACGTGATGGTCTACAACCGTTGCGTCGGCACGCGCTACTGCTCGAACAACTGCCCCTACAAGGTGCGGCGCTTCAACTGGCTGCAGTACTCGGAGCTCGCCACCGACGCGAGCGAGCTGTCGCTGGCCAACAACCCCGACGTCAGCGTGCGCTCGCGCGGCGTCATGGAGAAGTGCACCTACTGCACGCAGCGGATCGCCACGGCCCGCATCGACGCCGCCAACGAGGACCGCAGGATCCGCGACGGCGAGGTCAAGACCGCCTGCCAGGCAGCCTGCCCCACC
- the radA gene encoding DNA repair protein RadA → MARGAGFVCEECGARSPMQMGRCPTCGTWGSMVPVEAPPERPGGPKQRGGAHRQLATVRLEEVTDAALARFGSGDPEVDRVLGGGWVVGSAVLLAGEPGIGKSTLLLQLAQHAASAARSVLYVAGEESPAQVRLRADRLGLGAGLSLTRESDAHVIADHLRAAAPDLAIVDSIQTLVTEEGGVPGTLTSLRDATALLVEAAKSAGVTLVLIGHVTKQGSIAGPKVIEHVVDATFALESAAGLRVMRAIKNRFGPAGEVGVFEMTAGGMRAVANPSEAFLAERPLGAPGSVVVAALEGQRPLLLEVQALASKSPYSAPRRVVQGLDARRVDVVLAVLERRLELPLEALDVFVNVAGGLRVTDPGADLAVAVAVYSAVTNRAAPESTAFVGEVGLAGELRSVSQMARRLDEARRAGHPRLIGPRSRELAAGVGTLRDALLLLWDAP, encoded by the coding sequence GTGGCGCGCGGCGCCGGTTTCGTGTGCGAGGAGTGCGGGGCGCGCAGCCCCATGCAGATGGGCCGCTGCCCGACCTGCGGCACGTGGGGCAGCATGGTGCCGGTCGAGGCGCCGCCGGAGCGCCCTGGCGGTCCGAAGCAGCGCGGCGGCGCCCACCGGCAGCTCGCCACCGTCAGGCTGGAGGAGGTCACCGACGCCGCCCTGGCGCGCTTCGGGAGCGGCGACCCGGAGGTCGACCGCGTGCTGGGGGGCGGCTGGGTGGTCGGCTCGGCGGTGCTCCTCGCGGGCGAACCCGGCATCGGCAAGTCGACGCTGCTCCTGCAGCTGGCGCAGCACGCCGCCTCGGCCGCGCGCAGCGTGCTGTACGTGGCGGGCGAGGAGTCGCCGGCCCAGGTGCGCCTTCGCGCCGATCGCCTCGGCCTCGGCGCCGGCCTCTCGCTCACCCGCGAGTCGGACGCCCACGTGATCGCCGACCACCTGCGCGCGGCGGCGCCCGACCTGGCCATCGTCGACTCCATCCAGACGCTCGTGACGGAGGAGGGCGGGGTGCCCGGCACCCTCACGAGCCTGCGTGACGCCACCGCGCTGCTCGTCGAGGCGGCCAAGAGCGCCGGCGTGACCCTCGTGCTCATCGGGCACGTGACGAAGCAGGGCTCCATCGCCGGGCCAAAGGTGATCGAGCACGTGGTGGACGCCACCTTCGCGCTCGAGTCCGCGGCCGGGCTGCGCGTCATGCGCGCCATCAAGAACCGCTTCGGCCCGGCGGGTGAGGTGGGCGTCTTCGAGATGACCGCCGGCGGCATGCGGGCCGTCGCCAACCCCAGCGAGGCGTTCCTGGCCGAGCGGCCGCTCGGGGCGCCCGGCTCCGTCGTCGTGGCCGCCCTCGAGGGGCAACGACCGCTGCTGCTCGAGGTGCAGGCGTTGGCGTCGAAGAGCCCGTACTCGGCGCCGCGCCGCGTGGTGCAGGGGCTCGACGCCCGCCGCGTCGACGTGGTGCTCGCCGTGCTGGAGCGGCGCCTCGAGCTGCCCCTCGAGGCGCTCGACGTCTTCGTCAACGTGGCGGGGGGCCTGCGCGTGACCGATCCCGGCGCCGACCTGGCCGTGGCCGTGGCGGTCTACTCGGCCGTCACGAACCGGGCGGCGCCCGAGAGCACGGCGTTCGTGGGCGAGGTCGGCCTGGCGGGCGAGTTGCGCTCCGTGAGCCAGATGGCGCGCCGGCTCGACGAGGCAAGGCGCGCCGGGCACCCGCGGCTCATCGGTCCGCGGTCACGCGAGCTGGCCGCCGGAGTCGGCACCCTCCGCGACGCCCTGCTGCTACTCTGGGACGCGCCATGA